A section of the Paenibacillus odorifer genome encodes:
- a CDS encoding TetR/AcrR family transcriptional regulator yields MARTGRPRIFDRDEALLKAMMLFWEQGYEATSLLQLRADMGNISAASFYAAFESKEALFKEAVEQYMGTFGRVTESLADHTLTPREAIETTLRRTAKMQTDSDHPNGCLIVLSASTCSSKNNHIREIVAEKRKQIRSHLQDCIQRAIDVGEIPSSIDVSMMTTVFDTFMHGISTQARDGVPFATIDRAITEVMGIWELFKHSA; encoded by the coding sequence ATGGCAAGAACTGGACGTCCACGCATTTTTGATCGGGATGAAGCGCTTTTAAAGGCGATGATGCTCTTTTGGGAACAAGGATACGAAGCAACCTCGTTGCTACAACTTCGAGCGGACATGGGGAATATTTCAGCAGCCAGTTTCTATGCGGCCTTTGAGTCAAAAGAAGCCCTGTTTAAAGAAGCTGTTGAACAATATATGGGGACTTTTGGACGAGTCACGGAAAGTCTTGCGGATCACACGCTTACTCCTCGGGAAGCAATTGAAACAACTTTAAGACGTACCGCAAAAATGCAAACGGATAGCGATCATCCGAATGGCTGTTTGATTGTGCTGTCAGCTAGCACATGCTCCTCCAAAAACAATCATATTCGTGAAATTGTTGCTGAAAAAAGAAAGCAGATTCGTAGCCACCTGCAAGATTGCATCCAGCGTGCCATAGATGTTGGTGAAATTCCTTCGTCCATAGATGTCTCGATGATGACTACCGTCTTTGATACCTTCATGCATGGCATATCTACACAAGCAAGGGACGGAGTCCCTTTTGCAACGATTGATCGCGCCATCACGGAGGTAATGGGCATCTGGGAGTTATTTAAACATTCAGCCTGA
- a CDS encoding ketopantoate reductase family protein — protein MSAKQDRILIFGAGVIGSMYAIKLIEAGFDVSLFAHSNRYTSLRENGLQYIEKGTVRSIQVNVIDTLENDDVYDFIFVTVRYDRSESALLALKDNQSKNIVTMISNSIGFSSWLDIVGDRLLPAFPGFGGQIKDGVLHTRFLPKFIAATAFGEINSVVTERIENLAKLFKTAKLPYVIKKDMQAYLITHSVSDIAMLSFLHSENKIIDKKTARTRKTARKITVTLKAYLRAIQKAGVSIDPSMLKMVLKFPNLFLDLFFMTWLRTKMVRDMMLPDYANNANNEIVQLSNDLMKFLSQNDIKSEIHVQ, from the coding sequence TTGTCAGCAAAACAAGATAGAATTTTAATTTTTGGTGCAGGTGTCATCGGGAGCATGTACGCAATTAAGCTTATTGAAGCAGGGTTTGACGTTAGCCTGTTTGCACATTCGAATAGATATACATCATTAAGAGAAAATGGCCTGCAGTATATAGAAAAAGGTACAGTTAGATCGATACAAGTGAATGTCATTGATACGCTCGAAAATGACGATGTATACGATTTTATTTTCGTTACCGTTCGTTATGATCGGTCGGAATCAGCATTGTTAGCGCTAAAAGATAATCAAAGCAAAAATATAGTTACGATGATTAGTAATTCAATTGGATTTTCTTCGTGGCTGGATATCGTAGGGGATAGACTTTTACCAGCTTTTCCTGGCTTCGGCGGACAGATTAAAGATGGAGTATTGCATACTCGATTTCTACCAAAGTTTATAGCGGCAACTGCATTTGGAGAAATTAATAGTGTAGTGACAGAACGCATAGAAAACCTCGCAAAATTATTTAAGACAGCAAAGCTTCCCTACGTTATTAAAAAGGATATGCAAGCGTATTTAATCACACATTCCGTATCAGATATTGCCATGTTGAGTTTTTTGCATTCTGAGAATAAGATAATTGACAAAAAAACAGCCAGAACCAGAAAGACGGCACGCAAAATAACAGTCACTTTAAAAGCGTATCTAAGGGCAATACAAAAAGCTGGCGTTTCAATTGATCCATCAATGCTTAAAATGGTGCTGAAATTTCCAAACTTATTTTTGGATCTTTTCTTTATGACATGGCTAAGAACTAAAATGGTTAGGGATATGATGTTGCCGGATTATGCGAATAATGCTAACAATGAGATTGTGCAGCTGAGTAATGATTTAATGAAATTTTTAAGTCAAAATGATATCAAATCGGAAATACATGTTCAGTAA
- a CDS encoding TetR/AcrR family transcriptional regulator, with protein MKKQPQITEKTRQKFVEVFCELYSQKPIEKISIQEISNKSGYNRSTFYQYFTDIYELLDSVENDLLNDMKKELANKELSKDTVQDTLNCLDKKEHLLVLNALLGDYGSARFLKRLKKEITLDQLGLNVPQNQSLTPYFIEFYLTTALSLFRLWLQRQKDLSSEEFFKLVENLYSRGITPYFKE; from the coding sequence ATGAAAAAGCAACCCCAAATAACGGAGAAAACAAGACAAAAGTTTGTAGAAGTTTTTTGTGAGTTATATAGCCAAAAGCCGATTGAAAAAATTTCGATTCAGGAAATTTCGAATAAGTCAGGATATAACCGCAGCACCTTTTATCAATACTTTACTGACATTTACGAATTGTTAGACTCTGTTGAAAATGACTTATTGAATGACATGAAAAAAGAATTGGCGAATAAAGAGCTATCGAAGGATACGGTTCAAGATACGCTCAATTGTCTGGATAAAAAAGAACATCTCCTGGTTCTTAATGCCCTTTTGGGTGATTATGGAAGTGCCCGTTTTTTAAAACGCTTAAAGAAAGAAATCACTTTGGATCAATTAGGATTAAACGTTCCGCAAAACCAATCCTTAACGCCATACTTCATTGAGTTTTACCTGACAACTGCTCTTTCTTTGTTTCGTCTTTGGCTCCAGCGTCAAAAGGATTTATCGTCTGAAGAATTTTTCAAGTTAGTGGAGAACCTATATTCAAGAGGGATTACGCCCTATTTTAAAGAATGA
- a CDS encoding DUF2268 domain-containing protein, with the protein MNIKTLRSDHIYQKVAQASPEEKLELFRNEMMAPFMKQWQIQQIPFRAEEGNGFDVVTFNSIMHRSPDQITQQISSEVELISSDSFWLECEHAVRKSLRLFIEHEISLPVSEYLFTIQLGNPESSALTINEGYSGFGGIPGFIWGTLLPNEYTISRMKAALAHECNHNVRYQFIQWDHTVNLGELIVSEGLAENYAMFMFGEELLGPWVTKTNADTLNRRIKPVLREQLQLTGFDKFAPYLYGDEIAKLQNFEPVNMPYSAGYACGYYLIQYYLRKTGRTIFEATITPAAQILDEVKGFWDEETIISC; encoded by the coding sequence ATGAACATAAAAACATTGCGTTCAGACCACATTTATCAAAAAGTTGCCCAAGCTTCGCCCGAGGAAAAACTTGAATTATTCAGAAATGAAATGATGGCTCCCTTTATGAAACAATGGCAAATTCAACAGATCCCTTTTAGAGCTGAAGAGGGGAATGGTTTTGACGTTGTTACGTTTAATAGTATAATGCATCGATCCCCTGATCAGATTACCCAGCAGATTTCATCTGAGGTAGAGTTGATTTCATCAGATTCTTTTTGGTTAGAGTGTGAGCACGCGGTAAGGAAAAGCCTCCGTCTATTTATAGAGCATGAAATAAGTCTCCCCGTATCCGAATATTTGTTTACCATTCAACTAGGGAATCCTGAAAGCAGTGCCTTAACAATAAACGAAGGATATAGTGGCTTTGGGGGCATTCCCGGGTTTATCTGGGGTACACTCTTGCCAAATGAGTACACGATTTCTCGAATGAAGGCTGCGCTGGCGCACGAGTGCAACCATAATGTGCGATATCAATTTATTCAGTGGGATCACACCGTTAATTTGGGCGAGCTCATTGTAAGTGAAGGATTAGCTGAAAACTATGCTATGTTCATGTTTGGCGAAGAATTGCTCGGCCCTTGGGTAACGAAAACAAACGCAGACACACTTAACAGGCGCATAAAGCCTGTCCTTAGAGAGCAATTGCAATTAACAGGGTTTGATAAATTTGCTCCGTATCTTTACGGTGACGAGATCGCCAAACTTCAAAACTTTGAACCGGTCAATATGCCTTATAGTGCTGGCTACGCTTGCGGATATTATTTAATCCAATATTATTTAAGAAAAACAGGAAGAACAATCTTTGAGGCCACAATAACACCTGCTGCTCAAATACTAGACGAAGTAAAAGGATTTTGGGATGAAGAAACCATTATTAGCTGTTAA
- a CDS encoding MerR family transcriptional regulator, which yields MKKPLLAVKDIVQITGITSRTLHYYDRIDLFKPTHLTEKGYRLYDRSSLEKLQTILFLKELDFSLKEIADILKLTRQEQNQILKKQRQTLFSRKQRLETIMVALEEYVSGNDISNLQIFNNSSVLPLKEQYANEARFIYGETEAYNVFNETLDKLSQDEIDERFQSMEEVFKQIASCVDQHPSSDEVQRLIKEWKKNLMQFMPCDKELLACIADTYKFDVRFNNYFNQYSNEDFADFLHSAIMHHISQS from the coding sequence ATGAAGAAACCATTATTAGCTGTTAAAGATATTGTTCAGATTACAGGCATTACAAGCCGGACCTTGCATTATTACGATAGGATTGATTTATTTAAACCGACACATCTGACGGAAAAAGGGTATCGCTTATATGATCGAAGCAGTTTGGAAAAACTTCAAACTATTTTGTTCTTAAAGGAATTGGATTTTTCCTTGAAAGAAATTGCGGACATTTTAAAGCTGACCAGGCAAGAACAGAATCAAATATTAAAGAAGCAGAGACAAACCTTATTTTCGAGAAAACAAAGACTAGAAACCATCATGGTTGCTCTCGAAGAATACGTTTCGGGGAATGATATTAGTAATTTGCAAATTTTCAACAATTCTTCCGTTTTGCCATTAAAAGAACAATATGCAAATGAGGCGAGATTCATCTATGGTGAAACAGAAGCGTATAATGTGTTTAATGAAACGTTGGATAAACTATCACAAGATGAAATAGATGAACGTTTTCAATCGATGGAGGAAGTATTCAAGCAAATTGCGTCTTGTGTCGATCAGCATCCTTCCTCCGATGAAGTTCAGCGATTAATCAAGGAGTGGAAAAAAAATCTAATGCAATTCATGCCATGTGATAAAGAGCTACTGGCTTGCATTGCCGATACTTATAAATTCGATGTACGATTCAATAACTACTTTAATCAATATAGCAATGAGGATTTTGCAGATTTTCTACACAGTGCTATTATGCATCATATATCTCAATCGTGA
- a CDS encoding alpha/beta hydrolase family protein, which produces MRLFELLLYLSNISLFVLTVVLKKGQRIIPVFVASGIAAVLLVIHWTVEGYRVQLFLSYCITVFFLAISSYSYFKKSSFQKIPRFLLGSAYTAIAIMLVGTAVLMYTFPVFKLPELTGIFKVGTQTFHFVDTNREEIFDKAREGKRELMVQVWYPTQAGSGKRTAFIPDTRILSYMAANYGLPGFTFQHLKYVSSHAYSEAEISTAKTSYPLILGNPGNGSSRFLHTSQAEYLASHGYIVAMIDHTYNTSATEFPDGRITTSTTNDLFSPDHDYRTESGNRDKLGKVLTDDVVFVLDQFELIQSGQIPSHLKGWIDLDHVGVFGHSIGGATAYDASYDPRIAVGIDLDGGLYRLREREGLQKPFLFLNSESYFEKLKMVMDNRVYTDAEINRIGSTREWEDQVTEDKKLELERMRKAVDEGGQVLYIENTEHLNFTDVQFISPIFKMLGITGKIEPDRADSVTNTYMLNFFDMYLKNQDGILMKGPDSRFPEVKFVTSL; this is translated from the coding sequence ATGAGATTGTTTGAATTATTGCTATATTTGTCAAACATCAGTTTGTTTGTATTAACAGTTGTATTAAAAAAAGGTCAGCGTATAATTCCAGTATTCGTTGCAAGCGGGATCGCCGCAGTTTTACTGGTCATTCATTGGACGGTGGAAGGATACAGAGTGCAGCTGTTTTTATCATATTGCATAACGGTCTTTTTTTTAGCCATTTCAAGTTATAGTTATTTTAAAAAAAGCAGTTTCCAAAAAATCCCTCGATTCCTGTTGGGTTCAGCTTATACCGCTATAGCGATCATGCTGGTCGGAACAGCGGTCCTCATGTATACTTTTCCTGTGTTTAAACTCCCTGAACTGACAGGCATATTTAAGGTAGGAACGCAAACGTTTCATTTTGTGGATACCAATAGGGAAGAGATTTTTGATAAAGCAAGAGAGGGTAAAAGAGAATTGATGGTTCAGGTATGGTATCCGACTCAAGCTGGTAGTGGCAAGCGAACTGCTTTTATTCCCGATACGCGGATTTTAAGTTATATGGCCGCGAACTATGGTCTTCCCGGGTTTACTTTTCAACACCTGAAGTACGTATCCAGTCATGCATATTCGGAAGCGGAAATCTCTACGGCAAAGACTTCATACCCACTGATCCTTGGGAATCCCGGCAACGGCTCTTCTAGGTTCCTCCACACGTCGCAAGCCGAATATCTCGCGAGTCACGGATATATCGTGGCAATGATCGACCACACCTACAACACATCTGCAACCGAGTTTCCGGACGGTCGAATCACGACCAGCACAACCAACGACTTATTCTCGCCTGACCATGATTATCGGACGGAAAGCGGAAATCGCGACAAGTTAGGCAAAGTTTTAACCGACGATGTGGTGTTTGTGCTGGACCAATTCGAACTTATCCAATCGGGGCAGATTCCAAGTCATCTAAAAGGCTGGATTGATCTCGACCATGTCGGGGTGTTCGGTCATTCTATCGGTGGAGCAACGGCTTATGACGCTTCTTACGATCCGCGAATCGCGGTTGGCATAGACCTAGATGGAGGGCTTTATCGTTTGCGTGAAAGAGAGGGACTGCAAAAACCGTTTTTATTCCTCAACTCGGAAAGCTATTTTGAAAAATTAAAAATGGTGATGGATAACCGGGTCTACACGGATGCAGAAATTAACCGTATAGGCTCAACCAGAGAGTGGGAGGATCAAGTAACGGAAGATAAAAAGTTAGAGCTAGAACGGATGCGCAAAGCGGTCGACGAAGGGGGACAAGTCCTCTATATCGAAAATACGGAGCATTTGAATTTTACCGACGTACAGTTCATTTCTCCGATTTTCAAAATGCTGGGCATTACAGGAAAGATTGAGCCCGATAGAGCGGACTCCGTTACCAATACCTATATGCTGAATTTCTTCGATATGTATCTGAAAAATCAAGACGGAATCTTAATGAAAGGACCGGATAGCCGTTTTCCGGAGGTGAAGTTCGTAACCTCGCTATAA
- a CDS encoding ATP-binding protein produces MLRHPDHTIEEESAPISVILKETKRMSNMVDGLLLLARGDSHEEVISCTPVRIDGIIKEIAKKMEPIMDYRQLRVQLHVEGSELLMNGDENRLIQLFMILLDNVIKFTQADGQIDLE; encoded by the coding sequence TTGTTACGCCATCCCGATCATACGATCGAGGAAGAAAGTGCTCCAATTTCAGTCATTCTGAAAGAAACCAAAAGAATGAGCAACATGGTAGACGGCCTACTTCTTCTGGCAAGAGGCGATTCACATGAGGAAGTTATCTCATGCACACCTGTTCGTATTGACGGGATCATTAAAGAGATCGCCAAAAAAATGGAGCCAATAATGGATTACAGGCAGTTGCGGGTACAGCTTCATGTCGAAGGCTCGGAATTGCTCATGAATGGAGATGAGAATCGTCTCATACAGTTGTTCATGATTTTGTTGGACAATGTCATTAAATTTACGCAGGCGGATGGGCAAATCGATCTTGAGTGA
- a CDS encoding sensor histidine kinase encodes MRQGKSVLVTVKDNGVGISEHELPLVFNRFYKGDSSRSRGDHGAGLGLSIARWIVDQHQGTVHISSGVGCGTTVMIRFPVIS; translated from the coding sequence GTGAGGCAGGGGAAATCAGTTCTTGTAACCGTCAAGGATAACGGAGTGGGTATTTCGGAACATGAATTACCACTCGTATTTAATCGCTTTTATAAGGGAGATTCCTCTAGAAGTAGAGGGGATCATGGAGCAGGTCTAGGGCTATCGATCGCACGTTGGATCGTCGATCAACATCAAGGTACTGTCCACATTAGCAGCGGGGTAGGGTGTGGTACGACAGTTATGATTCGTTTTCCGGTGATTAGTTAA
- a CDS encoding putative immunity protein: MNIEEYAWNKHEQQLRETNMFTYTSPKIKIIDNHELRNRLEETLEELPQKFLAKWALKVAAEHLDHLDQQLVNDPRIDLGIETLEKRITGEIRAFDLRKVGFIVNELAKESTTEASKYAARSFAQAIATGHMRGHAMVCSDYAVKLVNYISDHSSVAEAATKERERQLRIAEELL; encoded by the coding sequence TTGAATATTGAGGAATATGCATGGAATAAACATGAACAGCAATTAAGAGAAACTAACATGTTTACTTATACTAGTCCAAAGATAAAGATTATAGATAACCATGAATTAAGAAATCGGCTTGAAGAAACGCTTGAAGAGCTGCCGCAGAAGTTTCTGGCCAAATGGGCTTTGAAAGTAGCAGCTGAGCACCTGGATCATCTGGACCAGCAGCTTGTAAATGACCCGCGGATTGATTTAGGTATAGAAACGCTAGAAAAGCGTATAACTGGTGAGATTAGAGCCTTTGATTTAAGAAAAGTTGGATTCATAGTCAATGAATTGGCCAAAGAGTCCACAACCGAGGCTAGTAAGTATGCTGCCCGTTCTTTTGCACAAGCCATAGCAACTGGACATATGCGAGGACACGCTATGGTTTGCAGTGACTATGCAGTAAAACTGGTGAATTACATATCAGATCATTCTTCAGTTGCAGAGGCAGCTACTAAAGAACGGGAAAGACAATTAAGGATAGCTGAAGAGTTGCTTTGA